From one Anopheles cruzii chromosome 3, idAnoCruzAS_RS32_06, whole genome shotgun sequence genomic stretch:
- the LOC128269865 gene encoding elongation of very long chain fatty acids protein AAEL008004-like → MALVLRRIYDVYQEFLVDRRDKRSVHLPLAGSPWPMALVLVVYLYVVLDAGPRFMAHRKPYDLRIVMRVYNLVQVLLNTVLFFWIVIKTFVVYGDYNFSCQLCNYTSDFRGMEEMYLSYSYFMLKVLDLADTVFFVLRKKQSHVSFLHVYHHTLMAIGTYFGLLYVPGGHGVMLGVWNTLVHAVMYFYYFLSSYGSHYSGWWKHYLTRMQLLQFMHLAVHFGVPLFFDRSCQFPRIWMGIGFLQALLILGLFTDFYIKSYVVKRKSV, encoded by the exons ATGGCTTTAGTCTTGCGGCGGATTTATGATGTGTACCAAGAGTTCCTAGTGGATCGTCGGGATAAGCGTAGCGTCCATCTACCGCTGGCCGGCAGTCCATGGCCAATGGCACTCGTGCTGGTCGTCTATCTGTATGTAGTGCTGGACGCCGGACCACGGTTCATGGCGCACAGAAAACCGTACGACCTGCGGATAGTGATGCGGGTGTACAACCTTGTGCAAGTGTTGCTCAATACGGTTTTATTCTTTTGGATT GTCATTAAAACGTTTGTCGTGTACGGTGACTACAACTTCTCCTGCCAGTTGTGCAACTATACGAGCGATTTCCGCGGCATGGAGGAAATGTATCTGAGCTACAGCTACTTCATGCTGAAGGTCCTCGATCTGGCCGATACCGTGTTCTTCGTGCTGCGAAAGAAACAGTCACATGTGTCGTTCCTACATGTGTACCACCACACGCTGATGGCGATCGGAACGTACTTTGGACTGCTGTACGTCCCGGGTGGCCACGGCGTGATGCTCGGCGTGTGGAACACGCTCGTCCACGCGGTCATGTATTTCTACTACTTCCTCTCGTCCTACGGTTCACACTACAGCGGCTGGTGGAAGCACTACCTGACGCGGATGCAACTGCTACAGTTCATGCACCTGGCTGTCCACTTTGGGGTGCCGCTGTTCTTCGACCGCAGCTGCCAGTTTCCGCGCATCTGGATGGGCATCGGATTTCTGCAGGCACTCCTCATCCTGGGACTCTTCACCGACTTCTACATCAAGTCGTACGTGGTCAAGCGGAAAAGCGTGTAG
- the LOC128274779 gene encoding elongation of very long chain fatty acids protein AAEL008004-like has translation MALVVRTIYDGFHHYVIDKTDERVLTLPLLQSIWTVPMITAAYLYFVLKLGPNLMANRKPIEMRGLLSAYNLLQVAANAVAFTLGLKYLREHSYSFVCQPILPSDTKQALAEFRLGYVYFLLKIFDLADTVFFVLRKKQAHVSFLHVYHHAVMALSASIFMRYLAGGHVFVLGLLNTFVHAVMYFYYFLTIYWPDLTRGATWKRYVTLLQLGQFAYLVFHFLRPVVLGADCNYPRPVMWFAGIQNVFMLILFGDFYVRTYFRKPKANQH, from the exons ATGGCTTTGGTAGTGCGTACCATTTACGATGGATTCCACCACTACGTGATTGACAAAACAG ATGAACGAGTGCTAACCCTGCCGTTGCTGCAGTCAATTTGGACGGTGCCCATGATCACCGCAGCCTACCTATACTTTGTGCTCAAGCTCGGCCCGAACTTGATggccaaccggaaaccgatcgAGATGCGCGGTTTGCTGAGCGCCTACAATCTGCTGCAAGTGGCAGCAAATGCCGTTGCATTCACCTTG GGTCTCAAGTATCTTCGGGAACACTCGTACTCGTTCGTCTGTCAACCAATCCTCCCGAGCGACACCAAGCAGGCGTTGGCAGAGTTTCGGCTGGGCTACGTTTATTTCCTGCTGAAAATTTTCGACCTGGCCGACACCGTGTTTTTCGTGCTGCGCAAGAAGCAGGCACATGTGTCCTTTCTGCATGTGTACCACCACGCCGTGATGGCTCTGTCGGCCTCGATCTTCATGCGGTACCTGGCCGGTGGACACGTTTTCGTGCTCGGGCTGCTCAATACGTTCGTGCACGCGGTCATGTACTTTTACTACTTTCTCACCATCTACTGGCCGGACCTGACGCGCGGTGCGACCTGGAAACGTTACGTAACACTGCTGCAGCTGGGTCAGTTCGCCTATCTGGTGTTCCATTTCCTGCGTCCCGTCGTTCTCGGTGCGGATTGCAACTACCCGCGGCCCGTGATGTGGTTCGCTGGCATACAGAACGTGTTTATGCTGATCCTGTTTGGAGATTTCTATGTGCGCACGTACTTCCGGAAGCCAAAAGCCAACCAGCACTGA
- the LOC128274778 gene encoding small G protein signaling modulator 2-like: MFPEINPPRKMSFQAEPVDFKERLIASVKKEVKQVMEEAVTKKYIHEESCSVTALCAAVEACLSQGLRRRALGLFKTSSTTALLHKVAKHCPEAACISKKVQDIENSDPNKRSSSSSDSTHKPPILKKSSSNSVSTTTPPQSPPVVKYLWIRLALYEKKLSRIIDHLVTNATRYYERDSLVADSDYGSILSSLLVGPCALDYSRAKTADHFWTDPPADELVQRHRISSSNPTPPAYRRPMLNFKRSLHTSSEEGSIASFKSNSLASASKDYVESLHQNSRATLLYGKNNVLVLPKDVSEPMPGYLSLHQTVQSLTIKWTPNQLMNGYTESECIDKSSYWSYALNVNVDEIVYVHCHQARGGDTGGTIILVGQDGVQRPPIHFPEGGHMAAFLSCLETGLLPHGQLDPPLWSQRGIGRIFPWPQKSRRRPLPSLLETNDELPIDYVFRVVNKGNTDEFLATHSILELGRTSPRYRAQLSSCSTNESSDCSSKSLSIDAMSIDSPNPQSNQSTSIALVCSTMKRQIISRAFYGWLAYCRHLSTVRTHLSGLVNGRITPESGAEDGLTRARWETLHDATGVVGDDQEVYRLVYYGGVDHEIRKEVWPYLLGHYTFGSTPEERAELDETTKHYYETTMSEWLAVEAIVRQRDKEKTAVAVAKLSSGSGSIENKSKTLDPEPGDAEDEEEEMENEVFEENGFSDMSEPEVEGEDKEQAEAKSAKEGFTLPVIRQNSGTADGAAAAEDGKENGQPEPDPEPDQDEEEDFDSNKSSPSDSSYATVGNDFIDVAEIISPMHEDANGEQLAVERMQEGDDDDGGQSEDPIEEDGLDAEVPGSPKTPEQPRAVIVTDASIDVSMLQGDGRELNNNNTLSTLAEEASGHQPALDSLQEPKSACVSPASSNGGIYSSELLESFGLNLHRIEKDVQRCDRNYWYFANENLDKLRNVICTYVWEHLDVGYMQGMCDLVAPLLVIFDDESLSYGCFCRFMERMIENFPNGGAMDMHFANMRSLIQILDSEMYDLMHAHGDYTHFYFCYRWFLLDFKRELIYADIFSVWEVIWAAKHVASAHFVLFLALALLETYRDIILSNSMDFTDIIKFFNEMAERHNTPSVLKLARSLVLQLQTIIENK; the protein is encoded by the exons atgttTCCAGAAATAAATCCCCCTAGGAAAATGTCCTTCCAAGCAG AACCGGTCGATTTTAAAGAAAGGCTCATAGCGTCGGTGAAGAAAGAGGTGAAACAGGTGATGGAGGAAGCCGTTACCAAGAAATACATACACGAAGAGTCCTGCTCGGTGACGGCCCTATGCGCTGCGGTCGAGGCCTGCCTCAGCCAGGGCTTGCGGCGACGGGCTCTCGGTCTGTTCAAAACATCGTCCACCACAGCTCTGCTGCACAAGGTGGCCAAG CACTGTCCCGAGGCGGCGTGCATCAGTAAGAAGGTGCAAGACATCGAGAACAGCGATCCGAACAAACGGTCGTCATCGAGCAGCGACAGTACACACAAACCACCGATACTCAAGAAGAGTAGCAGCAACTCCGTATCCACTACAACGCCACCGCAATCACCGCCCGTTGTTAA GTACCTCTGGATACGGTTGGCCCTGTACGAGAAGAAGCTTTCGCGCATCATCGACCATCTGGTGACGAACGCGACACGCTACTACGAGCGAGATTCTCTGGTCGCCGACTCGGATTACGGGTCCATACTGAGCTCCCTGCTCGTGGGACCGTGCGCCTTGGACTACTCACGTGCCAAAACTGCCGACCACTTCTGGACCGATCCTCCGGCTGACGAACTG GTTCAGCGGCATCGGATTAGCTCGAGTAACCCGACGCCACCGGCCTACAGAAGACCAATGTTGAACTTTAAGCGCAGCCTCCATACGAGCTCCGAGGAAGGCAGCATCGCGTCGTTCAAGTCGAACAGCTTGGCGTCAGCCTCGAAGGACTACGTGGAGTCGTTGCACCAGAACTCGCGTGCCACGCTACTGTACGGGAAGAACAATGTGCTCGTGCTTCCG AAGGACGTGAGTGAGCCGATGCCCGGTTACTTAAGCCTTCACCAGACGGTACAGTCGCTAACGATCAAGTGGACACCCAATCAACTGATGAACGGCTACACCGAGTCGGAGTGCATCGACAAGAGTTCGTACTGGTCGTACGCCCTGAACGTCAACGTGGATGAGATCGTGTACGTCCACTGTCACCAGGCGCGCGGCGGAGACACCGGAGGGACAATCATACTGGTCGGCCAGGACGGCGTCCAGCGGCCTCCCATTCACTTTCCCGAGGGCGGCCACATGGCAGCGTTTCTAAGCTGCCTGGAAACAG GCCTGTTACCGCATGGGCAACTGGACCCACCGCTGTGGTCGCAGCGCGGCATTGGACGTATCTTCCCATGGCCACAAAAGTCAAGGCGTCGGCCACTGCCATCGTTGTTGGAAACGAACGATGAGCTGCCCATCGACTACGTGTTCCGTGTCGTCAACAAAGGCAACACCGACGAGTTCT TGGCCACACACTCGATTCTGGAGCTTGGCCGCACAAGCCCTCGCTACCGGGCCCAGCTGAGTAGCTGTTCCACCAACGAGAGCAGCGACTGTTCTAGCAAAAGTCTCTCGATCGATGCCATGTCAATCGACAGCCCGAAT CCGCAGTCGAATCAGTCAACCAGCATCGCCCTGGTTTGCTCCACGATGAAGCGGCAAATCATTTCGCGGGCTTTTTACGGCTGGCTCGCTTACTGCCGGCACCTGTCCACCGTGCGAACGCATCTGTCAGGGCTTGTGAACGGGCGCATAACGCCGGAATCTGGAGCCGAGGACGGTTTGACACGGGCCCGGTGGGAAACACTGCACGACGCAACCGGTGTCGTCGGTGACGATCAGGAGGTGTACCGGTTGGTTTACTACGGTGGCGTCGATCACGAGATCCGCAAGGAGGTGTGGCCGTACCTGCTCGGCCACTACACCTTCGGCAGCACGCCGGAGGAGCGGGCCGAGCTGGACGAAACCACCAAGCACTACTACGAGACAACCATGAGCGAGTGGTTAGCGGTTGAGGCGATCGTACGCCAGCGGGACAAGGAGAagaccgccgtcgccgtggccaaGCTCAGCTCCGGCAGTGGTAGCATCGAGAACAAGAGCAAAACCCTCGATCCAGAACCGGGTGACgcggaggacgaggaggaagagatGGAGAACGAAGTGTTTGAAGAGAATGGCTTCTCCGACATGTCCGAGCCTGAGGTGGAAGGCGAAGACAAGGAGCAAGCGGAAGCAAAAAGTGCCAAGGAGGGCTTCACACTGCCCGTGATTCGGCAAAACAGCGGTACGGCCGATGGTGCCGCAGCCGCCGAGGACGGCAAAGAGAACGGtcaaccggagccggatccggagccggaccaggacgaggaggaagacTTTGACAGCAACAAAAGCTCACCATCGGACTCTTCGTACGCGACGGTTGGGAACGATTTCATCGACGTGGCGGAAATCATTTCACCGATGCACGAGGATGCTAACGGCGAACAGCTGGCGGTGGAGCGCATGCAAGagggtgacgacgacgatggcggtcAATCGGAAGATCCAATCGAGGAGGATGGGCTGGATGCAGAAGTGCCAGGATCACCGAAAACCCCCGAACAACCACGCGCCGTGATCGTGACCGACGCTTCGATCGACGTGTCGATGCTGCAGGGTGACGGTAGGGagctgaacaacaacaacacactgTCGACACTGGCAGAAGAAGCGTCAGGCCATCAACCGGCGTTGGACTCCCTACAAGAACCAAAGTCCGCCTGCGTGTCCCCGGCAAGCTCCAACGGGGGGATCTACAGT AGTGAACTGTTGGAGTCGTTCGGGTTAAACCTACATCGCATCGAGAAGGACGTTCAGCGGTGCGATCGAAATTATTGGTACTTTGCGAACGAAAATCTGGACAAACTGCGGAACGTTATCTGCAC ATACGTTTGGGAGCATCTTGATGTCGGCTATATGCAGGGTATGTGTGACCTGGTAGCTCCGCTGCTGGTGATTTTCGATGATGAATCCCTAAGCTACGGGTGCTTCTGCCGGTTCATGGAGCGCATGATCGAAAACTTTCCAAACGGTGGCGCCATGGATATGCACTTTGCCAACATGAG ATCGTTAATACAAATTTTGGACTCGGAAATGTACGACCTCATGCACGCGCACGGCGACTATACGCACTTTTACTTCTGCTAccggtggttcctgctcgacTTCAAACGCGAGCTAATCTACGCCGATATCTTCTCGGTGTGGGAAGTCATCTGGGCAGCAAAGCACGTGGCGTCCGCCCACTTTGTGCTGTTTCTGGCGCTGGCACTGCTGGAAACGTACCGTGATATCATTCTGTCCAACAGCATGGATTTTACGGACATTATTAAATTCTTCAACG AAATGGCCGAAAGGCACAACACACCATCCGTGCTGAAGCTGGCCCGCAGCTTGGTGTTGCAGCTGCAAACGATTATCGAGAATAAGTAG
- the LOC128273151 gene encoding mitochondrial import inner membrane translocase subunit Tim22, with amino-acid sequence MATLLPKPVDPEQAAKQNDPAKVQGVFFPGSDLDEVAKHFIGNNHRFRENIIIPKLYGSVQIKTNEEKLVEAAFESCAFKSLMSCVLGYGLGAAIGLFSSSVNPNITDTLATEKQQTAKEIFREMRQATHSYGKNFAVIGAVFAAVECVIESKRGVSDWKNGTYAGGVTGGLIGLRAGVKAGIVGAAGFAAFSTVIDYYMRHR; translated from the exons ATGGCCACTTTGTTGCCCAAGCCGGTCGACCCGGAGCAGGCAGCTAAACAGAATGATCCAGCGAAGGTGCAAGGAGTGTTCTTTCCCGGGTCCGATCTGGACGAAGTGGCAAAACATTTCATCGGCAACAACCACCG GTTTCGTGAAAACATAATCATACCGAAACTATACGGCTCGGTGCAGATTAAAACCAATGAAGAAAAGCTCGTGGAGGCAGCCTTCGAGAGCTGCGCCTTCAAATCGCTGATGAGCTGCGTGCTCGGGTACGGTTTGGGTGCCGCTATCGGACTTTTCAGCTCCTCTGTAAATCCCAACATTACCGATACACTAGCGACCGAAAAGCAGCAAACGGCGAAGGAAATCTTTCGGGAAATGCGCCAAGCGACACACTCGTACGGTAAAAACTTTGCCGTCATTGGAGCCGTGTTTGCCGCGGTAGAGTGCGTCATTGAATCG AAACGAGGAGTTTCGGATTGGAAAAACGGAACCTACGCTGGTGGAGTGACGGGTGGCTTAATTGGTTTGCGAG CCGGTGTTAAAGCGGGAATTGTGGGTGCTGCCGGATTTGCTGCATTCTCCACCGTGATAGACTACTACATGCGCCATCGATGA